A part of Cannabis sativa cultivar Pink pepper isolate KNU-18-1 chromosome 6, ASM2916894v1, whole genome shotgun sequence genomic DNA contains:
- the LOC133038701 gene encoding cellulose synthase-like protein E6, which produces MMLVGIFFIFVYKLRYMPFPTKEEEDAVVILLVWIGLFLSELWFTLYWLVTLVVRWNPVYRHTFKDRLIHKYGEKDLPGVDIFVCTADPKAEPPLMVVNTVLSVMAYDYPPHKLSVYLSDDGASELTFYALLEASEFSKKWLPFCNKFKIEPRSLEAYLTNNEASQPLDDHHGQWTSIKRLYEDMKTRIKSATKVGKISEMLRRTHKGFLEWDSVSRHYHLPVLLSMEHGRDPKAVDIDGHALPTLVYLAREKRPQYHHNFKVGAMNSLIRVSAQISNALIILNVDCDMYSNYLESVRDAMYFFLDKEKGHEIAYVQFPQAFENLTENDIYSSSLRLTMEVDLRGFDSNGGPCYIGTGCFHRRESLSGKKYNEASNKVYSNGKERMKIRELVQKISILL; this is translated from the exons ATGATGTTAGTGggaatattctttatttttgtgTACAAATTAAGGTATATGCCATTCCCaaccaaagaagaagaagatgcagTAGTCATCTTATTGGTTTGGATTGGATTGTTTCTGTCTGAGCTTTGGTTCACTCTTTATTGGCTTGTCACACTTGTGGTTCGATGGAATCCCGTATATCGTCACACTTTCAAAGACAGGCTAATTCACAA GTATGGGGAGAAGGATTTGCCGGGGGTGGACATATTTGTGTGCACAGCTGACCCAAAAGCAGAGCCACCGTTGATGGTGGTGAACACGGTGTTGTCAGTGATGGCTTATGACTACCCTCCACACAAGCTTAGCGTGTACCTTTCTGACGATGGTGCTTCGGAGTTGACATTTTATGCTCTGTTAGAGGCCTCTGAATTCTCAAAGAAATGGCTTCCTTTCTGTAACAAGTTCAAAATAGAACCCAGATCTCTTGAGGCTTATTTGACCAACAATGAAGCTTCTCAACCACTCGATGATCATCATGGTCAATGGACCTCCATCAag agATTATATGAAGACATGAAGACAAGAATTAAAAGTGCTACAAAAGTTGGCAAAATTTCAGAAATGTTACGAAGAACACACAAGGGGTTTCTTGAGTGGGACTCGGTTTCAAGGCATTACCATTTACCT GTATTATTATCGATGGAACATGGAAGAGATCCCAAGGCTGTGGACATTGATGGGCATGCTTTGCCAACTTTGGTATATTTGGCACGTGAAAAGAGACCCCAATACCACCACAACTTCAAAGTAGGGGCGATGAACTCACTG ATAAGAGTATCGGCCCAAATCAGCAATGCTCTGATAATTCTCAACGTGGACTGTGACATGTATTCGAACTACTTAGAATCAGTGAGAGATGCAATGTACTTCTTTTTGGATAAAGAAAAGGGTCATGAGATTGCATATGTTCAGTTTCCACAAGCATTTGAGAATCTCACAGAGAATGATATTTACAGCAGTTCCTTGAGACTTACAATGGAG GTTGATCTTCGAGGATTTGACTCTAATGGAGGGCCTTGCTATATTGGCACCGGGTGCTTTCATAGAAGGGAATCTCTGTCTGGTAAGAAATACAATGAGGCAAGTAATAAAGTATACTCGAATGGAAAAGAAAGAATGAAGATAAGGGAATTAGTGCAGAAGATAAGCATTTTACTATGA
- the LOC133038700 gene encoding uncharacterized protein LOC133038700 isoform X2: MGVTRVAISKDGSTVCTSDVKLPEDGIGSLVCLKFWESDSLNKNFSLSTIVYEPHRDAGVSSVAFHPSRRMAVSTSNGGDFKIWVSHDEIKKNIGETVKNSGWLCHSVGSYKKKPMTAAAFSADGSVLAVAAETVITLWDPEHNVLVAVLGEIQKPIRSLSFAGKSDYLVSVSEGSQPQLSVCSMSKLSVSWSYKLQVEDVACAVDASMFAVLVVSKSCNNETTVLKGRDGVILLFNVTDPLPVATWSVRKAKGGGLGFIQANNQTKNIFKAGKPSSQELLVYVDGDHEFVVFDPQSSETHELSLTGQQNLATIEETEQLGYASVYGELPEFELKSKDDELWEATAPSRPSERPWESIFSGSSHDLPPLTKLCSPFLESLLERRTTTSTTAIVE; this comes from the exons ATGGGAGTAACTCGAGTGGCTATTTCCAAAGATGGTTCTACAGTGTGTACTTCTGATGTTAAGCTTCCTGAAGATGGAATTGGGAGTCTTGTTTGTCTTAAGTTTTGGGAATCTGATTCATTGAATAAAAATTTTAGCTTGTCCACAATCGTTTATGAACCTCACAG GGATGCTGGTGTCTCTTCAGTTGCTTTCCATCCTAGTCGCCGAATGGCTGTTAGCACATCAAATGGTGGCGACTTCAAG ATATGGGTTTCTCATGATGAGATTAAGAAGAATATTGGTGAGACAGTTAAGAATTCTGGTTGGCTGTGTCACTCTGTGGGTTCCTACAA AAAGAAGCCAATGACAGCTGCTGCATTTTCTGCTGATGGCTCTGTTTTGGCGGTTGCAGCAGAAACTGTTATCACATTATGGGACCCTGAACACAATGTCCTTGTTGCTGTACTCGGAGAAATTCAGAAG CCAATTAGGTCTCTATCGTTTGCTGGAAAATCAGACTATCTTGTGAGTGTGTCCGAAGGTTCACAACCACAGCTGTCAGTATGTAGTATGTCGAAACTCTCTGTATCCTGGTCATACAAGCTTCAAGTAGAAG aTGTAGCTTGTGCTGTTGATGCATCAATGTTTGCAGTTCTTGTTGTTAGTAAATCGTGTAATAATGAGACAACAGTACTTAAAGGAAGAGATGGGGTAATCTTATTATTCAATGTCACAGATCCACTTCCTGTGGCTACTTGGTCTGTAAGGAAG GCCAAGGGGGGAGGACTTGGTTTTATTCAAGCAAataatcaaactaaaaatatattcaaaGCAGGCAAGCCATCATCTCAAGAGTTGCTTGTGTATGTAGATGGTGATCACGAATTTGTTGTATTTGACCCGCAGAGTAGCGAAACACATGAACTTAGCCTAACTGGACAACAAAACCTTGCTACCATTGAGGAAACAG AACAACTTGGATATGCATCTGTGTATGGTGAGCTACCCGAGTTTGAGTTGAAGAGCAAGGATGATGAGTTGTGGGAAGCAACGGCTCCCTCGAGACCCTCGGAGAGACCGTGGGAGAgtatattcagtggatcaagtCATGATCTTCCACCCCTCACTAAATTATGTTCACCTTTTTTGGAGTCTTTGCTGGAAAGGAGGACTACTACTTCTACTACTGCCATTGTTGAATGA
- the LOC133038988 gene encoding NAC transcription factor 29-like, whose translation METMTSVPGVIFSPNDQELLQFYLTNKNLNPHLLPLNHIQQLHSINDFHPDELTALYPPINQNEWYFYYPNNNNNNNNNNKKRSTRKAKGGTWHGNATKKKIFDEQNNEIGVKRTLDFKDLNKTLTYWKMTEYQLTQSNHPQQCHWMLCKIYKMKSKELKNKIENEYKEQNAKRQKLMEPNNEQGYQKEAVTEEAVRTENEVVVEEQEPTLDEPICQNKIGYDDARH comes from the exons ATGGAGACTATGACTTCTGTTCCTGGGGTCATATTTTCCCCAAATGATCAAGAGCttcttcaattttatttgaCTAATAAGAATTTGAACCCTCATTTACTCCCACTTAATCACATTCAACAACTTCATTCGATTAATGACTTTCATCCAGATGAGTTAACAGCCTTATATCCGCCCATCAACCAAAATGAGTGGTACTTTTATTatcccaataataataataataataataataataataaaaagaggtCGACTCGAAAAGCTAAAGGTGGAACATGGCATGGAAATGCAACAAAGAAGAAAATATTTGATGAACAAAACAACGAAATAGGTGTTAAAAGGACTTTGGATTTCAaggacctaaataaaacacttacTTATTGGAAAATGACTGAGTATCAATTGACTCAATCTAATCACCCACAG CAATGCCATTGGATGTTATGCAAGATTTATAAAATGAAATCAAAGGAATTGAAGAATAAAATCGAAAACGAGTATAAAGAGCAAAACGCAAAAAGACAGAAATTAATGGAACCAAATAATGAACAAGGATATCAGAAGGAAGCCGTGACAGAAGAAGCAGTACGAACAGAGAATGAGGTTGTCGTAGAAGAACAAGAGCCAACCCTTGATGAGCCAATCTGTCAAAATAAGATCGGCTATGACGACGCAAGACATTGA
- the LOC133038700 gene encoding uncharacterized protein LOC133038700 isoform X1: protein MGVTRVAISKDGSTVCTSDVKLPEDGIGSLVCLKFWESDSLNKNFSLSTIVYEPHRDAGVSSVAFHPSRRMAVSTSNGGDFKIWVSHDEIKKNIGETVKNSGWLCHSVGSYKKKPMTAAAFSADGSVLAVAAETVITLWDPEHNVLVAVLGEIQKPIRSLSFAGKSDYLVSVSEGSQPQLSVCSMSKLSVSWSYKLQVEDVACAVDASMFAVLVVSKSCNNETTVLKGRDGVILLFNVTDPLPVATWSVRKAKGGGLGFIQANNQTKNIFKAGKPSSQELLVYVDGDHEFVVFDPQSSETHELSLTGQQNLATIEETVEQLGYASVYGELPEFELKSKDDELWEATAPSRPSERPWESIFSGSSHDLPPLTKLCSPFLESLLERRTTTSTTAIVE, encoded by the exons ATGGGAGTAACTCGAGTGGCTATTTCCAAAGATGGTTCTACAGTGTGTACTTCTGATGTTAAGCTTCCTGAAGATGGAATTGGGAGTCTTGTTTGTCTTAAGTTTTGGGAATCTGATTCATTGAATAAAAATTTTAGCTTGTCCACAATCGTTTATGAACCTCACAG GGATGCTGGTGTCTCTTCAGTTGCTTTCCATCCTAGTCGCCGAATGGCTGTTAGCACATCAAATGGTGGCGACTTCAAG ATATGGGTTTCTCATGATGAGATTAAGAAGAATATTGGTGAGACAGTTAAGAATTCTGGTTGGCTGTGTCACTCTGTGGGTTCCTACAA AAAGAAGCCAATGACAGCTGCTGCATTTTCTGCTGATGGCTCTGTTTTGGCGGTTGCAGCAGAAACTGTTATCACATTATGGGACCCTGAACACAATGTCCTTGTTGCTGTACTCGGAGAAATTCAGAAG CCAATTAGGTCTCTATCGTTTGCTGGAAAATCAGACTATCTTGTGAGTGTGTCCGAAGGTTCACAACCACAGCTGTCAGTATGTAGTATGTCGAAACTCTCTGTATCCTGGTCATACAAGCTTCAAGTAGAAG aTGTAGCTTGTGCTGTTGATGCATCAATGTTTGCAGTTCTTGTTGTTAGTAAATCGTGTAATAATGAGACAACAGTACTTAAAGGAAGAGATGGGGTAATCTTATTATTCAATGTCACAGATCCACTTCCTGTGGCTACTTGGTCTGTAAGGAAG GCCAAGGGGGGAGGACTTGGTTTTATTCAAGCAAataatcaaactaaaaatatattcaaaGCAGGCAAGCCATCATCTCAAGAGTTGCTTGTGTATGTAGATGGTGATCACGAATTTGTTGTATTTGACCCGCAGAGTAGCGAAACACATGAACTTAGCCTAACTGGACAACAAAACCTTGCTACCATTGAGGAAACAG TAGAACAACTTGGATATGCATCTGTGTATGGTGAGCTACCCGAGTTTGAGTTGAAGAGCAAGGATGATGAGTTGTGGGAAGCAACGGCTCCCTCGAGACCCTCGGAGAGACCGTGGGAGAgtatattcagtggatcaagtCATGATCTTCCACCCCTCACTAAATTATGTTCACCTTTTTTGGAGTCTTTGCTGGAAAGGAGGACTACTACTTCTACTACTGCCATTGTTGAATGA